A region of Frederiksenia canicola DNA encodes the following proteins:
- the mltC gene encoding membrane-bound lytic murein transglycosylase MltC produces the protein MKTLAKYLPLAVIIPLLASCGSTPKKTSKGKVRPDYSKDTLGLDILTGQFSKNIDKIWGVNELLQATRKDYVKYTDQYYTRSHISFEEGQITIETLGNQNHLRNSIIHTLLMGSDATGIDLFASGDVPISHNPFLAGQVVDQFGRSVTNIAIANDFATYLLQNKLKTRRLQNGHTVTYVSIPMIANHVEVRARRYLPMVRKAARHYGIEVSLILAIMEVESAFNPYAVSYANAIGLMQVVPRTAGRDIFARKGFGGQPDRDYLYDPSKNIDAGTLYLAILRDEYLNGITNPVSKRYAMISAYNSGAGAVLRVFDNDKWAAMNRISNLQPDAVYRILTTAHPSAQARNYLVKVNKAQKKYLNVR, from the coding sequence ATGAAAACACTTGCAAAGTACTTACCGCTGGCGGTGATTATTCCATTGCTTGCATCTTGTGGTAGCACACCCAAAAAGACCAGCAAAGGGAAAGTTCGCCCTGATTACAGCAAAGATACGCTTGGGTTAGATATTCTGACAGGGCAATTTTCAAAGAATATTGACAAAATTTGGGGAGTGAATGAGCTGTTGCAGGCTACCCGTAAAGATTATGTCAAATATACTGACCAATATTACACCCGTAGCCACATCAGCTTTGAAGAAGGGCAAATTACCATTGAAACATTGGGTAATCAAAACCATTTACGTAATTCGATTATTCATACGCTATTGATGGGGTCAGATGCCACAGGTATTGATTTATTCGCTTCGGGTGATGTGCCGATAAGCCATAATCCGTTTCTTGCTGGTCAGGTTGTCGATCAGTTTGGACGTTCCGTGACAAATATTGCGATTGCTAACGATTTCGCAACGTACTTGCTCCAAAATAAACTGAAAACACGCCGTTTACAGAATGGACATACAGTCACTTATGTGTCTATTCCAATGATTGCAAATCACGTTGAAGTAAGGGCTAGACGTTACTTGCCAATGGTGCGTAAAGCAGCACGTCATTATGGAATCGAGGTGAGCTTAATTCTGGCGATTATGGAAGTGGAGTCTGCATTTAACCCTTATGCAGTCAGCTATGCGAATGCGATTGGGTTAATGCAAGTGGTTCCACGCACAGCAGGGCGTGATATTTTTGCACGTAAAGGTTTTGGTGGACAGCCTGATCGCGATTATCTTTATGATCCAAGTAAAAATATTGATGCGGGCACGCTCTATTTGGCCATTTTACGTGATGAATATTTAAATGGCATCACCAACCCCGTTTCTAAGCGTTATGCGATGATTTCGGCCTACAACAGTGGTGCTGGAGCTGTATTAAGAGTATTTGATAATGATAAGTGGGCTGCAATGAATAGGATCAGCAATCTCCAACCTGACGCCGTTTATCGAATTTTGACGACGGCACATCCATCTGCACAAGCAAGAAATTACTTAGTCAAGGTGAATAAGGCTCAGAAAAAATACCTAAATGTACGATAA
- a CDS encoding ShlB/FhaC/HecB family hemolysin secretion/activation protein translates to MKYCQRFTLSTLFSMLSVTVSANLQQDALSRLNQLDATQQQRQVQQQQAQASQFQSAAEVRVEVDSQENLTLSNFEMPCYPIHRISLIDYSPDNSLQTSQFQWAFNQASKDLKLTLPHCFGGEGMGILMKQVQNRIIEKGYVTTRVVVQEQDLRSGDLVLTVILGKVGNTIVADSSEVPRFTRFQSWNGFTFTKGDLLNVREIEQSLENLKRVPTVEANIEILPSENAENVGESDLKVSYTQSLPFRFNVSLDDSGSRSTGKLQGSGTFSFDNLFSANDLFYTSFTHSIKSGEDEDGSRASKNLTFYYSIPFGYWTFSASQHYSRYHQAVFGAFNQTYKYAGESNNSKLSLSYLLYRDAVRKTTLSSGFWSRQSKNFIDNTEVEVQRRRMAGWEAGISHKEYLGNATLALDVHFKRGTGVRGSLAAPEEQWNEGTSRPKIITAAISLTKPFSVGTQPWQWQSDWSAQWNKTPLIAQDRFSIGGRHTVRGFDGEVSLSGERGWLWRNEFAWNVNSKGHQLYWALDGGRVSKLSSFQLGQHLMGTALGLKGDWKGVYYDVFVGRPIRKPEGFRTSDAVAGFNLGYRF, encoded by the coding sequence ATGAAATATTGTCAACGTTTCACATTGAGTACTTTATTTTCAATGCTCTCAGTTACTGTAAGTGCTAATCTACAGCAAGATGCGCTTTCTCGCTTAAACCAACTTGATGCCACTCAACAACAGCGTCAAGTACAACAACAGCAAGCACAGGCGTCGCAGTTTCAGTCTGCTGCGGAGGTGCGTGTTGAGGTGGATTCACAAGAGAACTTAACGCTCTCTAACTTCGAGATGCCTTGTTACCCTATCCACCGAATCTCTCTGATTGATTACTCTCCTGATAATTCTCTCCAAACCAGCCAATTCCAATGGGCATTTAACCAAGCTTCGAAAGACCTTAAACTCACTTTACCGCACTGTTTTGGTGGTGAGGGGATGGGGATTTTGATGAAGCAGGTACAAAACCGTATTATCGAGAAAGGGTATGTTACCACTCGAGTGGTGGTACAAGAGCAGGATTTGCGTTCAGGGGATTTGGTGCTGACGGTGATTTTGGGTAAGGTGGGTAATACCATTGTGGCAGACAGCAGTGAAGTGCCACGTTTTACTCGTTTTCAAAGCTGGAATGGCTTCACCTTTACGAAAGGGGATTTATTGAATGTGCGAGAGATTGAACAATCCTTGGAAAATCTCAAACGTGTCCCGACGGTGGAAGCCAATATTGAAATTCTCCCTAGTGAAAATGCAGAGAATGTGGGGGAGAGTGATTTAAAAGTCAGTTATACCCAATCGTTGCCCTTTCGTTTTAACGTGAGTTTAGATGATTCAGGTTCACGCTCAACGGGTAAATTGCAGGGTTCGGGGACGTTTTCCTTTGATAATCTCTTTTCTGCCAACGACCTGTTTTATACCTCTTTTACACACAGCATAAAAAGTGGCGAAGATGAGGATGGCAGTCGTGCCAGTAAAAATCTGACGTTCTACTATTCCATTCCGTTCGGCTATTGGACATTTTCCGCTTCACAGCACTACAGCCGTTATCACCAAGCGGTGTTTGGGGCGTTTAATCAGACCTATAAATACGCTGGCGAGAGCAATAACTCCAAACTCTCGCTTTCCTATTTGCTTTACCGTGATGCAGTACGCAAAACCACCCTTTCCAGCGGCTTCTGGTCACGTCAGTCCAAGAACTTTATTGATAACACGGAAGTGGAAGTACAGCGCCGCCGAATGGCAGGGTGGGAAGCGGGCATTTCTCACAAAGAGTACCTTGGCAATGCCACTTTGGCACTGGATGTGCACTTTAAACGCGGTACAGGCGTGCGTGGCTCGCTTGCCGCACCAGAGGAGCAATGGAATGAAGGTACCTCTCGCCCGAAAATCATCACAGCCGCCATTTCACTAACTAAACCTTTTTCCGTCGGTACACAGCCGTGGCAGTGGCAAAGTGATTGGAGCGCACAATGGAACAAAACCCCGCTGATTGCCCAAGACCGCTTTAGCATCGGTGGGCGTCATACGGTGCGTGGTTTTGATGGCGAAGTCTCTCTGTCAGGTGAGCGTGGTTGGTTATGGCGTAATGAGTTTGCTTGGAATGTGAATAGTAAGGGGCATCAACTCTACTGGGCACTAGATGGTGGTCGGGTATCGAAATTGTCTAGCTTTCAGCTTGGGCAGCATTTGATGGGGACAGCCTTAGGTCTAAAAGGGGATTGGAAAGGTGTTTACTACGATGTTTTTGTTGGTAGACCAATTCGAAAACCAGAAGGGTTCCGTACCTCAGATGCGGTGGCGGGTTTTAATCTCGGCTATCGTTTTTAA